The following proteins come from a genomic window of Novosphingobium sp. P6W:
- a CDS encoding TetR/AcrR family transcriptional regulator produces the protein MLIVEGHKHMADVGFARFSAREVAKRIGYSIGTLYNVFGTYDLLMIAINTRTFVLWTNYIRDALSRSGDDRIRALVEGYFGFARANRNAWMAIYDHHLPPDVTMPPEHDVLRGQLTEVVVEEVRAVLPPSCQGEAPRLARSLVATVHGHCMFDINGSFALMGEKEPMALALARVRESLSAARASC, from the coding sequence ATGCTCATCGTCGAGGGCCACAAACACATGGCGGACGTGGGCTTCGCGCGGTTTTCGGCAAGGGAAGTCGCCAAGCGGATCGGGTATTCGATCGGCACGCTGTACAATGTGTTCGGCACTTACGATCTTCTTATGATTGCCATCAACACGCGCACTTTCGTTCTGTGGACGAATTACATCCGTGACGCGTTGAGCAGGAGTGGAGACGACCGCATCCGTGCCTTGGTGGAAGGCTACTTTGGATTTGCCCGTGCCAACCGCAACGCATGGATGGCGATCTACGATCACCACCTTCCGCCCGACGTGACGATGCCGCCCGAGCATGACGTGCTGCGCGGCCAGCTGACGGAGGTGGTGGTGGAGGAAGTGCGCGCCGTGCTCCCGCCCTCCTGCCAGGGCGAGGCGCCGCGTCTGGCCCGCTCGCTGGTGGCGACGGTGCACGGCCACTGCATGTTTGATATCAACGGCTCGTTCGCGCTGATGGGCGAAAAGGAGCCGATGGCGCTGGCGCTGGCCCGCGTTCGCGAAAGCCTTTCGGCCGCGCGCGCAAGCTGTTGA